In Drosophila subpulchrella strain 33 F10 #4 breed RU33 chromosome X, RU_Dsub_v1.1 Primary Assembly, whole genome shotgun sequence, the DNA window TGTGCTGAACTACTTAGGGTTTGTTCGATTTTTGTCTTGGTTTACCTATGCTTGCTACCACATTACATTTGATTGGATTACGAGTATTGAATACGTATTCTTCTTGAACTCCCCGCGTCTACAGTTAACATGCATTATATAGACTTGTAGACTGGATTATTATTACAGATTATAATCGGATTCGCAATTTATCGTTTCGCTTTTGGTAACGTCTTTGGTCTTTAGCAAACTGATGCCTTCTGACTTGAGTTGCAGCTGTATTTGGGATGGGGTTTTTGGTTCATAGGGAGGGGGAGTTGGGGACCTGGGTTCGGAGTTGGGGGTTCGGGGTTCGAGGTCAGAGGGGGACAGGTCATTCATAACTGTCCCGACCTCTTGTCTTGCGCATCGTCTCCTTGTATAAAACGTTGAAATACTTTGAATTTGGTGGGTtagtatacatatatttatagatATACGTGGCATATATATCTTTCAAAATGTTCGTTTCTTTAACATTGTTGTAAACAAATTGATGCTTGTCAATGGATTCTCCTTTCTTTTCCTGTCGCCTCATCATCACTCCACTTGACTTTCCATTTCGCTTTAGCTAAAATTTTCATTCATAAATGCGGGGATTCACTTGGAAAGTTTTTCGTTTGCTTCGCAAGTTCTCTTTTTTCGAGTCTTGCTTAAGAATTTCTTGGTTTATCCGATTCTTTGCTataacatacatacatattattatttttactgttaattatgtttttttaacatcACTACTAATAATCAAAAAATGGACATTTATAAACTTTTATATAatgtatattaaaaatgttttttttgtgtttttggcGTTTAAATGccacaattttctttgttttctcttgtttttttatatttttggttttactTATGGTGTTTTGGGGAATTTGTTTTTACAATTGGCCATGAAGTTGTCTTAGCGCCATTGTTTCTAAATTCTTACAAAAGTTTTGTCGACTCAGTGAGTGAATTGTGGCtgagaataaaaaaaaaagaggttAAGTGATTAAATTAAGTCGAGAACAGATTTcatgaaattaaattataccagtaaatcaaataaattcaTCACAGTTTGTTGTTGTTCGGCTGttactgttgttgttggttggTGGAAAAGTCAGATCAAATTTATTGAGAAAGTCCTTCGTTTCCGGGTCTCGTTACCGTTACCGTTTCGTTTCCGCTTCCGCTTCCTATGGCCGCGTTCTTCATGGCATTGCATTTTGTGTCCCTGTTTTGTGTTTCTGTGTATTCGTGTGGGTGTTTCCCGGGGACTGTGACTTTCACGGGCATTTCCCTCACTCGCAGTCGCAAAAAAATACACGAAAGTAAACAACCTTTTTAGATTAATTTCCATCTTATTTGTAATGTGAATTTTTTAATCGATTTCGTTTTGGTTTCTGTTGCCGAAGCGGATAAAGGTTAAACTACTAAGAAATTAATATTAACTTGCATTTTTGATTCAGTAACAAGATATTGCAGCGTGTTAGAGACGaaactaaactaaactaaaTTAATACGTAACTCAAACAAAAACGTGTGCCGTGGTTTTCGGGTAAGCTGTAACACTATGACTTAGTTCTTAAGTTCTTAAGTCCTCCACGCGTTAACAAAGTAAAATGGGAAAGCGGGGGAAAATCAACAAGCGACTTGCAAATCGTTTTCGCTTGGCAATCGTTAACCGCGCAGATTGGTCCGATCGGTTCGTTCGTTTCGTTTATCATTTCGTTTCGCTTTGGTtctcaaacaaaaaaatcataCTCATATCTGCGTtaatgtatatgtatattatatgTAGTACGCATATATGTTTAATACGTAATTAGAAACTAACTCTTCACTTGATTTCTATTTGCGTTCTGGGCTCGCTATGTTTTGGTTTGGTGCATTTTCATACTCCCACATCCTATATAGCCTATATAGACATCGGGACTCGGACATCGGCTTACTCCAGGCGTGCCTTGTAGGTGGTCTTCCAGATCTCGGCGAGTGTCACAGCGCTGTGGAACCGATGGAAGATGCACAGGGGCAGTGTGATGCGCTGGATGATCGACCAGGGCACGAAGCCGTAGAACTCCAGCTGAACCTGTGGGTATAGGTAAGGTATGGTTAGAGGGGTCAATGAGACGAGGGCTTCCAGGGCTAAACATCAACGACATGCAAGGGGACATCACAGCAAGACAAACAGCTGTTTATAACCAGAAAAACACGGTCAGTGAAAAATAAACTTCTCAAGTGATTACAGTTTACAGtacaatttaaattgttatatatatatacactaGGGTGTTCCAAAAATATAATCGTTACAAAATCGTATACATCGACCATGTCGATGTTGGTGTGCAACAAACGTACTCGAAAACTTAAAAATCACTCATACGACACGTAGCCAGTTGCAATATAGTCATTTCTAACCGTGCCAACTTATGATTTCGTTTGAAACCTTGTAAGCAAGGgacattgaaattgaaatggtTGGTTGAAACCTACGCCAAgtagaataaaatatatttttgattaaaAGCAACAGTACGTATGTGTGATATTATTTAAAGCCAATGCGCAGACCCAAAAAcccttttttaaaataaagatatTTAGGTATGCCCCAAATGCCTCAAAAAGCCCCGTATATGCGGGTGGGAGTAAGACCTTGGACCTTATATACGCATTTAAAAGTGTTGTCCGCTTTCAAAGCGacaaaaagtatgctataatattttaaataaaatattttaaaatagtttagGGACTAACATGTTTTAaggatttttatttgtttcagtACCCAAACACAACAGCAAAAATATATCTTAACTTGGAGCCCCAACCCAAAGGCATGCagaaaaacacacaaaaacaagaacaaGACCATTTGAGGAATAACGAGTAGAGAACGAGAACGTTAATCGTCTTACTTAACTCAGTCTCGCGTACGTACATATCTACTTACAGGATTGGCGAATACTTTTTGAGCTTCGAATGTGTAGATGGCGAACATGGCCACGTTGCAGATGAGGAGGAAGGTGACGATCTGGCGGCCCGGCTTGCTGCGATCGTGCTCCGGCAGGTGGACGCGACGGCGGGACACGTCCGCGATGAAGAGCAGCTGCAGGATCACCTGGAAGACGGCCACGCCCCCGGTGGTCGTCACCAGCAGGCTGGGCTCGCTCTCCAGGACCTTCAGGCTGCCGGCGATGATGCTGAACACGGAGTAGGTGAACAGGCCGAAGGCCGAGATGCGCAGCAGTatgtcgttcaggttcgactgCTCCTCGCAGCGGAACTTCAGGTTCTTGACCCTTTTGAGAAAACGGGAAAACATGAGTATGGGTTAGATCGGATTATTGAGTATTATGGGGACTGCTCAGGGAAATGGCACAGCAAAGATATTGAGGAATCATAATATAATAGGCTCTATTTTCCCTGTGCAGTCGGCTCCCAGGGCCATCATGCTCCGTCCAAACCTTATGAATCCAACTATTATGGCCAGGATGGCGAAGGCCATCAGAATGCAGTGGCTGGCGTCGGCGAGGTAAATGGCCAACAGCGAGAACTGCTGATGGCGCACCAAGACGAAGAAGAGTATCAGGCAGATGAGGGCCCCGACCAGCAGCAGGAGCCCGAAGAACAGGCCCTTCGACGAGCCTACGCAGTCAACGCGTCCGGATCGCGCCTGCTGCGCCATGGCCACCGCCCTCCGCGAGAGCATCACCTCCAGCCGGTGCTCCAGGTCCTCGTCGTTCATGCGCCCTGGGTAGCGGCCGATGTGCTTCCACATGACATACAACACCACCGCCCCGATCAGCGAGTACTCGATAATGAACGGATACAGGTAGGGCGCCGAGTCGTAGACAATGGTGCCCATGATGTCGATGCGTCCGCAGGCGGTGGAGTTGAGTGTGCCGATATTGGAGGACAGCGCCGCCGGGTATATGTTGTCCAGGCTCTCCAGGTTCTCGAAGCTGACCAGCCCGGTGGCCTCCTCGTGACCTAGGTCGGTGTACGTCTGGAAGCTGTTCTCCATGGGGCCCTGGCCGAACAGGTTGTTCATTATGCTGGCCGAGCCTTCGGTGCTGCTGGCTGGGCTCAGGGTGCTGGCCAGGAAGGAGTCCACAAAGGAGCCGGGACCGGAAAcgggagtgggcgtggcagcggAACCGAACCCATCGACTGGCGCCAGGCTCGGCGGAGCGGCGCTGGAGAGAACGCGCTGCAAGCCGCCAAAGGGCGAGTCGCTGCCGCTGGTCTCGAGATTCAGGGCGGCAGTGGTGCTAAATGGGTTGAAGGTGGTACTCGGTGAAATGGTGGTGCTACTGGTGGTCGGCGGGATGGTGGTGCTACTGGTGGTCGGTGAGAtggtggtgctgctggtgGAGCTACTGCTGCCCGCCGCCGTGGTGGCCGCGGTGGTGGCGCTGGTGATAAACTTCTTCAACTTGCGGGCCATAGTAGTGCTGTGCCATTGGTAATTCGGAGTGGTGAACGGGGCCCTCGTGGtcgtggtggtggtgctggcgACCACCTGGTCACCACCCATGCCCAGGCTCTTCGAAATACCGTTGACGGTATTGCGAACCAGCTTGGACAGCACGTTGTCGCCCTTGTATCCATCCTTAGGCAGGAGGTCCTCGCCGTCGAGGACCTCGAACTCGCTGTTGGGTCCCGCGTGGGTCCTCAGCACGGTTCCGGCGTGGCGCAGGGCGTGCTGCCTTATCGAGTGGGCTATGGAGGAGGCTCCCGCCTCCGGCTCGTGCTTCTGGTGATAGATCGTGATCTCAAGCAGGGACTCCTTCACCAGGGTGCGTATCCACACGCAGATGTTGGTGGCCACCACGTGCATCAGGCCAAAGCGGGCGATCACCTTGAAGCGGTGGATGTTCAGCTGGAGATGCGGAATCCCAAATCCGGTGGAGAGTTACGGAAacacagagagagagagagagaatggGGTGCGCCGGGCGCTTGAGTACGGCGGAGAGTTTCACGGCGGTCAAGTCGATTACATTGATTACTTATAGAGATTAGATTGCGGGCAAAACTCAGTTCCTATTCGGGAACTGCAAGCCACTGGCCCTGCAGAGGGGTTTTTCAAAAGATCCCATATTATGAGGTGCGCTTAAGACTCTGTTTTAGCTTTGTATTTCCAATTATTTGCGTTACTGCATTTCAAGCCCAAGATCAACGTTCCTAGTGAATACTTCAAAAATCGGACTTGttataatttaaagaaaataagatCTTGAAAGACCCCTCTACAGTGGCAGTGGGgcgaaacaaaaaccaaacgCCCGCGGATGAGAACccttaaatatatagtaacttGTTTAGACTTGTGGTTATCATATCATATCGtaacatatatacatataatagACATAGGTGGTAGAGGTATGCAGTTGGGTGATCAAAATGAGCATTTGGTTGGAGGCAGATG includes these proteins:
- the LOC119556163 gene encoding proton channel OtopLc isoform X9, whose amino-acid sequence is MQRCPYIHEMRERLLDQPRETPQLENMERATLLDNRQSASESNQLQGDGYHTSPAHQRTPLVPHDLGEDFNLDFDDDFPIDARRPKNAKTSLFIVTSLVYAILLIVVCIAYVISDVTTHRLPVLYYETFFTYLYGVSILFLLYVFCFLLQESSCCNGGNGGSKPKPQPKEKKSKKAKNADPADSKEAKGSKDSGKAAKGAAYQHTMAKFLEAPVDAEVAVTPKNVRKRKTTHSDLTHGSFFLRVGAIAFGLGAMIYIGLEFGSFFEIPFDSPCHHILIGVNPLLQMIFTFMQMYFIFMNARLNIHRFKVIARFGLMHVVATNICVWIRTLVKESLLEITIYHQKHEPEAGASSIAHSIRQHALRHAGTVLRTHAGPNSEFEVLDGEDLLPKDGYKGDNVLSKLVRNTVNGISKSLGMGGDQVVASTTTTTTRAPFTTPNYQWHSTTMARKLKKFITSATTAATTAAGSSSSTSSTTISPTTSSTTIPPTTSSTTISPSTTFNPFSTTAALNLETSGSDSPFGGLQRVLSSAAPPSLAPVDGFGSAATPTPVSGPGSFVDSFLASTLSPASSTEGSASIMNNLFGQGPMENSFQTYTDLGHEEATGLVSFENLESLDNIYPAALSSNIGTLNSTACGRIDIMGTIVYDSAPYLYPFIIEYSLIGAVVLYVMWKHIGRYPGRMNDEDLEHRLEVMLSRRAVAMAQQARSGRVDCVGSSKGLFFGLLLLVGALICLILFFVLVRHQQFSLLAIYLADASHCILMAFAILAIIVGFIRVKNLKFRCEEQSNLNDILLRISAFGLFTYSVFSIIAGSLKVLESEPSLLVTTTGGVAVFQVILQLLFIADVSRRRVHLPEHDRSKPGRQIVTFLLICNVAMFAIYTFEAQKVFANPVSRYVQLEFYGFVPWSIIQRITLPLCIFHRFHSAVTLAEIWKTTYKARLE
- the LOC119556163 gene encoding proton channel OtopLc isoform X3, encoding MQRCPYIHEMRERLLDQPRETPQLENMERATLLDNRQSASESNQLQGDGYHTSPAHQRTPLVPHDLGEDFNLDFDDDFPIDARRPKNAKVCYTFKPNPNKFSFMPAKITVQGTYETNPITGPIELWTSLFIVTSLVYAILLIVVCIAYVISDVTTHRLPVLYYETFFTYLYGVSILFLLYVFCFLLQESSCCNGGNGGSKPKPQPKEKKSKKAKNADPADSKEAKGSKDSGKAAKGAAYQHTMAKFLEAPVDAEVAVTPKNVRKRKTTHSDLTHGSFFLRVGAIAFGLGAMIYIGLEFGSFFEIPFDSPCHHILIGVNPLLQMIFTFMQMYFIFMNARLNIHRFKVIARFGLMHVVATNICVWIRTLVKESLLEITIYHQKHEPEAGASSIAHSIRQHALRHAGTVLRTHAGPNSEFEVLDGEDLLPKDGYKGDNVLSKLVRNTVNGISKSLGMGGDQVVASTTTTTTRAPFTTPNYQWHSTTMARKLKKFITSATTAATTAAGSSSSTSSTTISPTTSSTTIPPTTSSTTISPSTTFNPFSTTAALNLETSGSDSPFGGLQRVLSSAAPPSLAPVDGFGSAATPTPVSGPGSFVDSFLASTLSPASSTEGSASIMNNLFGQGPMENSFQTYTDLGHEEATGLVSFENLESLDNIYPAALSSNIGTLNSTACGRIDIMGTIVYDSAPYLYPFIIEYSLIGAVVLYVMWKHIGRYPGRMNDEDLEHRLEVMLSRRAVAMAQQARSGRVDCVGSSKGLFFGLLLLVGALICLILFFVLVRHQQFSLLAIYLADASHCILMAFAILAIIVGFIRVKNLKFRCEEQSNLNDILLRISAFGLFTYSVFSIIAGSLKVLESEPSLLVTTTGGVAVFQVILQLLFIADVSRRRVHLPEHDRSKPGRQIVTFLLICNVAMFAIYTFEAQKVFANPVSRYVQLEFYGFVPWSIIQRITLPLCIFHRFHSAVTLAEIWKTTYKARLE
- the LOC119556163 gene encoding proton channel OtopLc isoform X7 encodes the protein MQRCPYIHEMRERLLDQPRETPQLENMERATLLDNRQSASESNQLQGDGYHTSPAHQRTPLVPHDLGEDFNLDFDDDFPIDARRPKNANGKHPAVLTRPQQRTSLFIVTSLVYAILLIVVCIAYVISDVTTHRLPVLYYETFFTYLYGVSILFLLYVFCFLLQESSCCNGGNGGSKPKPQPKEKKSKKAKNADPADSKEAKGSKDSGKAAKGAAYQHTMAKFLEAPVDAEVAVTPKNVRKRKTTHSDLTHGSFFLRVGAIAFGLGAMIYIGLEFGSFFEIPFDSPCHHILIGVNPLLQMIFTFMQMYFIFMNARLNIHRFKVIARFGLMHVVATNICVWIRTLVKESLLEITIYHQKHEPEAGASSIAHSIRQHALRHAGTVLRTHAGPNSEFEVLDGEDLLPKDGYKGDNVLSKLVRNTVNGISKSLGMGGDQVVASTTTTTTRAPFTTPNYQWHSTTMARKLKKFITSATTAATTAAGSSSSTSSTTISPTTSSTTIPPTTSSTTISPSTTFNPFSTTAALNLETSGSDSPFGGLQRVLSSAAPPSLAPVDGFGSAATPTPVSGPGSFVDSFLASTLSPASSTEGSASIMNNLFGQGPMENSFQTYTDLGHEEATGLVSFENLESLDNIYPAALSSNIGTLNSTACGRIDIMGTIVYDSAPYLYPFIIEYSLIGAVVLYVMWKHIGRYPGRMNDEDLEHRLEVMLSRRAVAMAQQARSGRVDCVGSSKGLFFGLLLLVGALICLILFFVLVRHQQFSLLAIYLADASHCILMAFAILAIIVGFIRVKNLKFRCEEQSNLNDILLRISAFGLFTYSVFSIIAGSLKVLESEPSLLVTTTGGVAVFQVILQLLFIADVSRRRVHLPEHDRSKPGRQIVTFLLICNVAMFAIYTFEAQKVFANPVSRYVQLEFYGFVPWSIIQRITLPLCIFHRFHSAVTLAEIWKTTYKARLE
- the LOC119556163 gene encoding proton channel OtopLc isoform X4; translation: MQRCPYIHEMRERLLDQPRETPQLENMERATLLDNRQSASESNQVGTVVKLQGDGYHTSPAHQRTPLVPHDLGEDFNLDFDDDFPIDARRPKNAKVCYTFKPNPNKFSFMPAKITVQGTYETNPITGPIELWTSLFIVTSLVYAILLIVVCIAYVISDVTTHRLPVLYYETFFTYLYGVSILFLLYVFCFLLQESSCCNGGNGGSKPKPQPKEKKSKKAKNADPADSKEAKGSKDSGKAAKGAAYQEAPVDAEVAVTPKNVRKRKTTHSDLTHGSFFLRVGAIAFGLGAMIYIGLEFGSFFEIPFDSPCHHILIGVNPLLQMIFTFMQMYFIFMNARLNIHRFKVIARFGLMHVVATNICVWIRTLVKESLLEITIYHQKHEPEAGASSIAHSIRQHALRHAGTVLRTHAGPNSEFEVLDGEDLLPKDGYKGDNVLSKLVRNTVNGISKSLGMGGDQVVASTTTTTTRAPFTTPNYQWHSTTMARKLKKFITSATTAATTAAGSSSSTSSTTISPTTSSTTIPPTTSSTTISPSTTFNPFSTTAALNLETSGSDSPFGGLQRVLSSAAPPSLAPVDGFGSAATPTPVSGPGSFVDSFLASTLSPASSTEGSASIMNNLFGQGPMENSFQTYTDLGHEEATGLVSFENLESLDNIYPAALSSNIGTLNSTACGRIDIMGTIVYDSAPYLYPFIIEYSLIGAVVLYVMWKHIGRYPGRMNDEDLEHRLEVMLSRRAVAMAQQARSGRVDCVGSSKGLFFGLLLLVGALICLILFFVLVRHQQFSLLAIYLADASHCILMAFAILAIIVGFIRVKNLKFRCEEQSNLNDILLRISAFGLFTYSVFSIIAGSLKVLESEPSLLVTTTGGVAVFQVILQLLFIADVSRRRVHLPEHDRSKPGRQIVTFLLICNVAMFAIYTFEAQKVFANPVSRYVQLEFYGFVPWSIIQRITLPLCIFHRFHSAVTLAEIWKTTYKARLE
- the LOC119556163 gene encoding proton channel OtopLc isoform X6 is translated as MQRCPYIHEMRERLLDQPRETPQLENMERATLLDNRQSASESNQVGTVVKLQGDGYHTSPAHQRTPLVPHDLGEDFNLDFDDDFPIDARRPKNANGKHPAVLTRPQQRTSLFIVTSLVYAILLIVVCIAYVISDVTTHRLPVLYYETFFTYLYGVSILFLLYVFCFLLQESSCCNGGNGGSKPKPQPKEKKSKKAKNADPADSKEAKGSKDSGKAAKGAAYQHTMAKFLEAPVDAEVAVTPKNVRKRKTTHSDLTHGSFFLRVGAIAFGLGAMIYIGLEFGSFFEIPFDSPCHHILIGVNPLLQMIFTFMQMYFIFMNARLNIHRFKVIARFGLMHVVATNICVWIRTLVKESLLEITIYHQKHEPEAGASSIAHSIRQHALRHAGTVLRTHAGPNSEFEVLDGEDLLPKDGYKGDNVLSKLVRNTVNGISKSLGMGGDQVVASTTTTTTRAPFTTPNYQWHSTTMARKLKKFITSATTAATTAAGSSSSTSSTTISPTTSSTTIPPTTSSTTISPSTTFNPFSTTAALNLETSGSDSPFGGLQRVLSSAAPPSLAPVDGFGSAATPTPVSGPGSFVDSFLASTLSPASSTEGSASIMNNLFGQGPMENSFQTYTDLGHEEATGLVSFENLESLDNIYPAALSSNIGTLNSTACGRIDIMGTIVYDSAPYLYPFIIEYSLIGAVVLYVMWKHIGRYPGRMNDEDLEHRLEVMLSRRAVAMAQQARSGRVDCVGSSKGLFFGLLLLVGALICLILFFVLVRHQQFSLLAIYLADASHCILMAFAILAIIVGFIRVKNLKFRCEEQSNLNDILLRISAFGLFTYSVFSIIAGSLKVLESEPSLLVTTTGGVAVFQVILQLLFIADVSRRRVHLPEHDRSKPGRQIVTFLLICNVAMFAIYTFEAQKVFANPVSRYVQLEFYGFVPWSIIQRITLPLCIFHRFHSAVTLAEIWKTTYKARLE
- the LOC119556163 gene encoding proton channel OtopLc isoform X8; translated protein: MQRCPYIHEMRERLLDQPRETPQLENMERATLLDNRQSASESNQVGTVVKLQGDGYHTSPAHQRTPLVPHDLGEDFNLDFDDDFPIDARRPKNAKTSLFIVTSLVYAILLIVVCIAYVISDVTTHRLPVLYYETFFTYLYGVSILFLLYVFCFLLQESSCCNGGNGGSKPKPQPKEKKSKKAKNADPADSKEAKGSKDSGKAAKGAAYQHTMAKFLEAPVDAEVAVTPKNVRKRKTTHSDLTHGSFFLRVGAIAFGLGAMIYIGLEFGSFFEIPFDSPCHHILIGVNPLLQMIFTFMQMYFIFMNARLNIHRFKVIARFGLMHVVATNICVWIRTLVKESLLEITIYHQKHEPEAGASSIAHSIRQHALRHAGTVLRTHAGPNSEFEVLDGEDLLPKDGYKGDNVLSKLVRNTVNGISKSLGMGGDQVVASTTTTTTRAPFTTPNYQWHSTTMARKLKKFITSATTAATTAAGSSSSTSSTTISPTTSSTTIPPTTSSTTISPSTTFNPFSTTAALNLETSGSDSPFGGLQRVLSSAAPPSLAPVDGFGSAATPTPVSGPGSFVDSFLASTLSPASSTEGSASIMNNLFGQGPMENSFQTYTDLGHEEATGLVSFENLESLDNIYPAALSSNIGTLNSTACGRIDIMGTIVYDSAPYLYPFIIEYSLIGAVVLYVMWKHIGRYPGRMNDEDLEHRLEVMLSRRAVAMAQQARSGRVDCVGSSKGLFFGLLLLVGALICLILFFVLVRHQQFSLLAIYLADASHCILMAFAILAIIVGFIRVKNLKFRCEEQSNLNDILLRISAFGLFTYSVFSIIAGSLKVLESEPSLLVTTTGGVAVFQVILQLLFIADVSRRRVHLPEHDRSKPGRQIVTFLLICNVAMFAIYTFEAQKVFANPVSRYVQLEFYGFVPWSIIQRITLPLCIFHRFHSAVTLAEIWKTTYKARLE
- the LOC119556163 gene encoding proton channel OtopLc isoform X1, translated to MQRCPYIHEMRERLLDQPRETPQLENMERATLLDNRQSASESNQVGTVVKLQGDGYHTSPAHQRTPLVPHDLGEDFNLDFDDDFPIDARRPKNAKVCYTFKPNPNKFSFMPAKITVQGTYETNPITGPIELWTSLFIVTSLVYAILLIVVCIAYVISDVTTHRLPVLYYETFFTYLYGVSILFLLYVFCFLLQESSCCNGGNGGSKPKPQPKEKKSKKAKNADPADSKEAKGSKDSGKAAKGAAYQHTMAKFLEAPVDAEVAVTPKNVRKRKTTHSDLTHGSFFLRVGAIAFGLGAMIYIGLEFGSFFEIPFDSPCHHILIGVNPLLQMIFTFMQMYFIFMNARLNIHRFKVIARFGLMHVVATNICVWIRTLVKESLLEITIYHQKHEPEAGASSIAHSIRQHALRHAGTVLRTHAGPNSEFEVLDGEDLLPKDGYKGDNVLSKLVRNTVNGISKSLGMGGDQVVASTTTTTTRAPFTTPNYQWHSTTMARKLKKFITSATTAATTAAGSSSSTSSTTISPTTSSTTIPPTTSSTTISPSTTFNPFSTTAALNLETSGSDSPFGGLQRVLSSAAPPSLAPVDGFGSAATPTPVSGPGSFVDSFLASTLSPASSTEGSASIMNNLFGQGPMENSFQTYTDLGHEEATGLVSFENLESLDNIYPAALSSNIGTLNSTACGRIDIMGTIVYDSAPYLYPFIIEYSLIGAVVLYVMWKHIGRYPGRMNDEDLEHRLEVMLSRRAVAMAQQARSGRVDCVGSSKGLFFGLLLLVGALICLILFFVLVRHQQFSLLAIYLADASHCILMAFAILAIIVGFIRVKNLKFRCEEQSNLNDILLRISAFGLFTYSVFSIIAGSLKVLESEPSLLVTTTGGVAVFQVILQLLFIADVSRRRVHLPEHDRSKPGRQIVTFLLICNVAMFAIYTFEAQKVFANPVSRYVQLEFYGFVPWSIIQRITLPLCIFHRFHSAVTLAEIWKTTYKARLE
- the LOC119556163 gene encoding proton channel OtopLc isoform X2; translation: MQRCPYIHEMRERLLDQPRETPQLENMERATLLDNRQSASESNQVGTVVKLQGDGYHTSPAHQRTPLVPHDLGEDFNLDFDDDFPIDARRPKNAKVCYTFKPNPNKFSFMPAKITVQGTYETNPITGPIELWTSLFIVTSLVYAILLIVVCIAYVISDVTTHRLPVLYYETFFTYLYGVSILFLLYVFCFLLQESSCCNGGNGGSKPKPQPKEKKSKKAKNADPADSKEAKGSKDSGKAAKGAAYQHTMAKFLEAPVDAEVAVTPKNVRKRKTTHSDLTHGSFFLRVGAIAFGLGAMIYIGLEFGSFFEIPFDSPCHHILIGVNPLLQMIFTFMQMYFIFMNARLNIHRFKVIARFGLMHVVATNICVWIRTLVKESLLEITIYHQKHEPEAGASSIAHSIRQHALRHAGTVLRTHAGPNSEFEVLDGEDLLPKDGYKGDNVLSKLVRNTVNGISKSLGMGGDQVVASTTTTTTRAPFTTPNYQWHSTTMARKLKKFITSATTAATTAAGSSSSTSSTTISPTTSSTTIPPTTSSTTISPSTTFNPFSTTAALNLETSGSDSPFGGLQRVLSSAAPPSLAPVDGFGSAATPTPVSGPGSFVDSFLASTLSPASSTEGSASIMNNLFGQGPMENSFQTYTDLGHEEATGLVSFENLESLDNIYPAALSSNIGTLNSTACGRIDIMGTIVYDSAPYLYPFIIEYSLIGAVVLYVMWKHIGRYPGRMNDEDLEHRLEVMLSRRAVAMAQQARSGRVDCVGSSKGLFFGLLLLVGALICLILFFVLVRHQQFSLLAIYLADASHCILMAFAILAIIVGFIRVKNLKFRCEEQSNLNDILLRISAFGLFTYSVFSIIAGSLKVLESEPSLLVTTTGGVAVFQVILQLLFIADVSRRRVHLPEHDRSKPGRQIVTFLLICNVAMFAIYTFEAQKVFANPVQLEFYGFVPWSIIQRITLPLCIFHRFHSAVTLAEIWKTTYKARLE
- the LOC119556163 gene encoding proton channel OtopLc isoform X10; translated protein: MGGGEVKVATVDVEGGDNMATLPVSRSHTAGSTDSAEKNNAANKEMELKNVMPQPLQRTSLFIVTSLVYAILLIVVCIAYVISDVTTHRLPVLYYETFFTYLYGVSILFLLYVFCFLLQESSCCNGGNGGSKPKPQPKEKKSKKAKNADPADSKEAKGSKDSGKAAKGAAYQHTMAKFLEAPVDAEVAVTPKNVRKRKTTHSDLTHGSFFLRVGAIAFGLGAMIYIGLEFGSFFEIPFDSPCHHILIGVNPLLQMIFTFMQMYFIFMNARLNIHRFKVIARFGLMHVVATNICVWIRTLVKESLLEITIYHQKHEPEAGASSIAHSIRQHALRHAGTVLRTHAGPNSEFEVLDGEDLLPKDGYKGDNVLSKLVRNTVNGISKSLGMGGDQVVASTTTTTTRAPFTTPNYQWHSTTMARKLKKFITSATTAATTAAGSSSSTSSTTISPTTSSTTIPPTTSSTTISPSTTFNPFSTTAALNLETSGSDSPFGGLQRVLSSAAPPSLAPVDGFGSAATPTPVSGPGSFVDSFLASTLSPASSTEGSASIMNNLFGQGPMENSFQTYTDLGHEEATGLVSFENLESLDNIYPAALSSNIGTLNSTACGRIDIMGTIVYDSAPYLYPFIIEYSLIGAVVLYVMWKHIGRYPGRMNDEDLEHRLEVMLSRRAVAMAQQARSGRVDCVGSSKGLFFGLLLLVGALICLILFFVLVRHQQFSLLAIYLADASHCILMAFAILAIIVGFIRVKNLKFRCEEQSNLNDILLRISAFGLFTYSVFSIIAGSLKVLESEPSLLVTTTGGVAVFQVILQLLFIADVSRRRVHLPEHDRSKPGRQIVTFLLICNVAMFAIYTFEAQKVFANPVSRYVQLEFYGFVPWSIIQRITLPLCIFHRFHSAVTLAEIWKTTYKARLE